The Streptomyces vinaceus genome contains the following window.
TACGAGTTCGGCGTCTACGGGAGCCTGGCCACCGTCATCGCCGCGAACTTCTTCCGGTACGAGGGGAGCAGCGGCGCCGAGGCGCTGGTGGCCACGTACGCCTCCTTCGCGCTCGCGTTCTTCTTCCGGCCCGTGGGCGCCGTGGTGTTCGGGCGGCTGGGCGACCGGCTGGGGCGACGGCCCGCCCTCGTGGTGGTCGTCGGCCTCATGACGCTCGCCACCGTCCTGATCGGTCTGCTGCCGACCCGCGCCGCCATCGGCGCCGCCGCGCCCTGGCTGCTCACGCTTGCGCGGGCGCTGCAAGGGCTGTCCGCGGGCGGCGAGTTCGGCGGGGCGGTCTCCTTCATGACGGAGTACGCGCCCGTCGGCCGCCGCGGCCTCTACGGTGCCTGGCAGTCGTTCACCGTCGCGCTCGGCCTGCTCACCGGGGCCGGTACGGCGGCGGCGCTGGCGGGCGCACTGCCCGCGGGGGCCCTGTACGCGTGGGGGTGGCGGATCCCGTTCCTGCTGGCCCTTCCGCTGGGCGCGGTGGCCCTGTGGCTGCGGACCGCGCTCGACGAGCCGCCCCCGCCGTCGGCGGCCCCGGCGGCCGCCCCGGCGGGCGGCGTGCCGGTCGGCAGCGTGCCGGTCGGCCCCCGGGAGCTCGCCCGGGCCGTCGTCCTCGGTATCGGGCGGATCATGGGCTGGTCGGCGGCCGGGTACACCTTCCTCGTCGTCCTGCCGTCGTACCTCCAGACGACACCGGGGACCTCGCTGCGCGAGGCCCTGCTGGCCACCGCCCTCGCCAACGTCGGGTTCGCGGCCTCGATCCTGCCCGCCGGGGCGCTCAGCGACCGGATCGGCCGGCGTCCGGTGATGCTGGGCGGGGCCCTCGGCGTCACGCTGCTGGCCCTCCCCCTCCTCCACGTGCTCCAGTCCCCCGGCGCCTCGCCGTGGGCCAGGGCCGGGGCCGTCCTGCTCGCGGGTGCGCTGGTCGGTCTGATGGCCGGACCCGGGCCGGCCATGCTCGCCGAGATGTTCCCGCGCAGGGTGCGCTGCACCGGACTCGGACTCGCCTACGCCCTCGCGGGCGCGGTGTTCTCCGGCTGCGCCGGGCTCGTCATCACCGCCCTGATCGCCCGGACGGGAGACACCTCCGTGCCCGCGTACTACGCCGCCGGAGCCTGCGCGCTCAGCTGCTGCGCCCTGCTGGGGCTGCGCGGCCAAGGCCATCGGGAGCCGCTGGGATGAGGGTGATCGGGCTGATGTCGGGCACCTCGTACGACGCCGTCGACGCCGCGGCCGCCGACCTCGAACGCGGCGCCGAGGACGGCGTGCTGCGCCTCGTGCCGCTGGGCATGGTCAGCGAGCCCTACCCGGCCGATGTGCGCGAGGCCCTCGCCGCCGCCTTGCCGCCCGCCACGACCACCCTGGCCGAGGTCTGCCGGCTCGACACCCGGATCGGGCAGGCCTTCGCGGCGCTCGCGTCCCGGGCCGACCGGGAACTGTGCGCGGGGCGCGCCGAGTTGATCGCCTCCCACGGGCAGACGGTGTACCACTGGGCCGAGGAGGGCCGGGTCCACGGCACGCTCCAGCTCGGGGAGCCCGCGTGGATCGCCGAGCGCAGCGGCTGCCCGGTCGTCTCCGGCTTCCGCCCGCGTGACGTGGCGGCGGGCGGGCAGGGCGCTCCGCTGGTGAGTCTGATCGACCTCATGCTCCTGCGCGGGCGCCCCGGCGTCCCCGCCGCCCTGAACATCGGGGGGATCGCCAATGTCACGGTGCTGCCGGCGGGCGGCGATCCCCTGGCCTTCGACACGGGCCCCGGCAACGCCCTGATCGACGCCGCGGTCCGTGAGCTGAGCTCCGGGAAGCGGGCCTACGACGCGGAGGGTGCGCTCGCCGCCGCCGGGCGCGTGCACGAGGGGCTGCTGGAGCGGCTGCTGTCCGAGGAGCCGTACTACCGGATACCGCCTCCCCGGACCACGGGCAAGGAGCTGTTCCACGCGGGCTACCTGCGGGCTCGCCTCGCGGGCCTCGGTGAGCTCCGGCCGCAGGACCTCGTCGCGACGCTCACGCGGCTGACCGCCCGTACGGTGGCCGACGCGCTGCGCCCGCTCGCGGCCACGGAGGTGTTCGTGTCGGGTGGCGGCGTACGCAACCCCGCGCTGATGGCGATGCTCCGCGAGGAGCTGGGGAGCGCCGCCGTACGCGGTTCTCAGGAGCTCGGGCTGCCCGCCGGGGCGAAGGAGGCCTACGCCTTCGCGGTGCTCGGCTACCTCAGCCTCCACGGGCTCCCGGGCAACGACCCGGGGTGTACGGGCGCCGCGGGGCCCCGCGTACTGGGATCGCTCACTCCCGGGAGCCGCCCGCTGCGCCTTCCCGCGCCTGCGGGCCGCGCCCCGCACGCCCTGACCGTGGGCGCACCGCCCGGGGGCACACCGCCGGGCTGACCGCCGCCGCGTTCCACGGCTC
Protein-coding sequences here:
- a CDS encoding anhydro-N-acetylmuramic acid kinase, giving the protein MRVIGLMSGTSYDAVDAAAADLERGAEDGVLRLVPLGMVSEPYPADVREALAAALPPATTTLAEVCRLDTRIGQAFAALASRADRELCAGRAELIASHGQTVYHWAEEGRVHGTLQLGEPAWIAERSGCPVVSGFRPRDVAAGGQGAPLVSLIDLMLLRGRPGVPAALNIGGIANVTVLPAGGDPLAFDTGPGNALIDAAVRELSSGKRAYDAEGALAAAGRVHEGLLERLLSEEPYYRIPPPRTTGKELFHAGYLRARLAGLGELRPQDLVATLTRLTARTVADALRPLAATEVFVSGGGVRNPALMAMLREELGSAAVRGSQELGLPAGAKEAYAFAVLGYLSLHGLPGNDPGCTGAAGPRVLGSLTPGSRPLRLPAPAGRAPHALTVGAPPGGTPPG
- a CDS encoding MFS transporter, with the translated sequence MGPLELRPADVRRPSSSRRALLAGSVGNLVEWYEFGVYGSLATVIAANFFRYEGSSGAEALVATYASFALAFFFRPVGAVVFGRLGDRLGRRPALVVVVGLMTLATVLIGLLPTRAAIGAAAPWLLTLARALQGLSAGGEFGGAVSFMTEYAPVGRRGLYGAWQSFTVALGLLTGAGTAAALAGALPAGALYAWGWRIPFLLALPLGAVALWLRTALDEPPPPSAAPAAAPAGGVPVGSVPVGPRELARAVVLGIGRIMGWSAAGYTFLVVLPSYLQTTPGTSLREALLATALANVGFAASILPAGALSDRIGRRPVMLGGALGVTLLALPLLHVLQSPGASPWARAGAVLLAGALVGLMAGPGPAMLAEMFPRRVRCTGLGLAYALAGAVFSGCAGLVITALIARTGDTSVPAYYAAGACALSCCALLGLRGQGHREPLG